The Mucilaginibacter yixingensis genome window below encodes:
- a CDS encoding replication-associated recombination protein A, whose translation MNNLPPLAERMRPRSLGDYAGQQHLVGPGAVLRKAIESGSLPSMIFWGPPGVGKTTLAYIISQSLFRPFFALSAINSGVKDVREVIEKASLLKQQGGSLPILFIDEIHRFSKSQQDSLLGAVERGIVTLIGATTENPSFEVISALLSRCQVYILQSLEESDLLHLLDKAMREDEVLKTKKIEIREHEALLRLSGGDARKLLNIFELLINAFSTDPIVLTNEVVLEHVQQNMALYDKTGEQHYDIISAFIKSMRGSDPNGAVYWLARMIVGGEDPLFIARRMLILASEDIGNANPNALLLAQSCFEAVQVIGMPESQLILSQTAIYLANSAKSNSATTAIGQAIALVKQYGDLPVPLHLRNAPTKLMKNIGYGKDYKYAHSYEGNFADQDFLPDALKGAQIYDPGTNDAEQKTREKLRKLWGERYNY comes from the coding sequence ATGAATAACCTTCCGCCATTAGCAGAGCGCATGCGCCCCCGGTCACTGGGCGATTATGCTGGCCAGCAGCATCTTGTTGGTCCAGGCGCGGTATTGCGCAAGGCTATAGAAAGCGGGTCGTTGCCCTCTATGATTTTCTGGGGGCCGCCGGGGGTGGGTAAAACCACGTTGGCGTATATTATTTCGCAAAGTTTGTTCAGACCGTTTTTTGCGTTGAGCGCCATTAACTCGGGCGTGAAGGATGTGCGCGAGGTAATTGAAAAAGCATCGCTGCTGAAACAACAGGGAGGTTCGTTACCTATTCTTTTTATTGACGAGATTCATCGGTTCTCCAAATCTCAACAAGACTCATTGCTGGGCGCCGTAGAGCGCGGTATTGTTACGCTGATTGGTGCCACAACAGAGAACCCATCGTTTGAGGTCATCTCGGCTTTGCTATCGCGATGCCAGGTTTATATCCTTCAATCGCTGGAAGAAAGCGATTTGCTGCACCTGCTTGACAAAGCCATGCGCGAAGACGAGGTGCTGAAGACCAAAAAGATTGAGATCAGAGAGCATGAAGCACTGCTGCGCCTCTCTGGCGGTGATGCCCGCAAGCTGCTCAATATTTTTGAACTGTTGATCAACGCTTTCAGTACAGATCCTATTGTATTAACCAACGAGGTGGTGCTGGAGCACGTGCAGCAAAACATGGCGCTGTATGACAAAACGGGTGAGCAGCATTATGATATCATTTCGGCCTTTATCAAATCCATGCGCGGCAGCGACCCTAACGGGGCCGTTTACTGGCTGGCGCGAATGATTGTTGGGGGAGAAGACCCGCTGTTTATTGCCCGCCGCATGCTCATCCTGGCGTCAGAAGATATTGGCAATGCTAACCCCAATGCCCTGCTGCTGGCACAAAGCTGCTTTGAAGCAGTACAGGTGATTGGTATGCCCGAGTCGCAGCTGATCCTGTCGCAAACGGCTATTTACCTGGCTAACTCGGCCAAGAGTAATTCGGCTACAACAGCTATTGGTCAGGCTATTGCACTGGTGAAACAATATGGCGATTTACCCGTACCGCTGCACCTGCGCAACGCGCCCACCAAGCTCATGAAGAACATTGGCTACGGCAAAGACTACAAGTACGCCCACAGCTATGAAGGCAACTTTGCCGATCAGGATTTTCTGCCAGATGCACTGAAAGGAGCCCAGATCTATGACCCCGGCACTAACGATGCCGAACAGAAAACCCGCGAAAAACTGCGCAAATTGTGGGGAGAGCGATATAACTATTAG
- a CDS encoding DNA-3-methyladenine glycosylase yields the protein MIYKFTTETFSSICDELATRDADLAAIIQAHGYPPMWRRPNTFETLVHIILEQQVSLASALSALNKLRERIQEITPARVLLLTDEEMKACYFSRQKMAYTKYLAEALLGGHLRLDELEHLPDDEIRQKLTALKGIGNWTVDVYLMFVLQRADVFPIGDLAAVNAFKRVKGLPKDTPREVFLTMSQHWQPYRTVATMLLWHYYLSTPRGK from the coding sequence ATGATCTACAAGTTTACTACTGAGACTTTCTCGTCCATTTGCGATGAACTGGCTACGCGCGATGCAGATCTGGCAGCCATCATCCAGGCACACGGTTATCCGCCCATGTGGCGCAGGCCTAATACTTTTGAAACGCTGGTGCACATTATTCTGGAACAGCAGGTGTCGCTGGCCTCGGCATTATCAGCTTTGAATAAACTGCGCGAGCGGATACAGGAAATTACGCCTGCACGGGTGCTGTTATTAACCGACGAGGAAATGAAAGCCTGCTATTTCAGCAGGCAAAAAATGGCATACACTAAATACCTGGCAGAAGCGCTGCTGGGCGGCCATTTAAGACTTGATGAACTGGAACATTTGCCCGACGACGAGATCCGCCAAAAGCTGACTGCCCTTAAAGGCATTGGCAACTGGACGGTAGATGTTTACCTGATGTTTGTACTGCAACGGGCCGACGTTTTCCCCATTGGCGATTTGGCCGCTGTTAACGCATTTAAAAGAGTGAAAGGCTTGCCTAAAGATACCCCGCGTGAAGTATTTTTAACCATGTCGCAACATTGGCAACCTTACCGCACGGTAGCTACCATGTTGCTGTGGCATTATTATTTGTCTACGCCGCGCGGGAAGTAA
- a CDS encoding carboxy terminal-processing peptidase encodes MFKKLYVILILGSALACKAAPAKMISVPGSNDVQPDEQQSVVCRTITSFISSYNYKKVELNDSISSLIFDRYLKALDENHNYLLASDVKDFEKYRTVLDDDLKSGNLNDAFYIFNVYQKRYNEHVKYSLAQIDKPFDYNQNETFTYDRDNLPWIASQADMDKLWTQRVKYDLLNLKMASADMAKNKETLRKRYENLLSQSNKLSNQDVFQLFMDAFTNSIDPHTNYFNPSNAANFNIDMSRSLEGIGASLNTENEYVTIKSVVPGGPADKSKQISIDDRIIGVAQGADGEFTEVIGWRIDNAIALIRGKKGTIVRLKILPKGKSASDKPKIVEMVREKIILQDQSAKKEIRTYNNNGKQVKIGIISIPAFYVDFNAYKAGDANYKSTTRDVRLILDTLKKNNVDGVVIDLRENGGGSLMEAIELAGLFIKEGPVVQVRDTQNKIEVDQDEDPSISWTGPMAVLVDRFSASASEIFSGAIQDYGRGLIIGTQTYGKGTVQSPIDLDKVISPSVKNLLASLAGKNTKSAAVGNGSQSQFGQLNLTIAKFYRISGNATQHKGVTPDIKFPSVIPMDKYGEDTESSALPFDMINKSDYSTVGSFSNVLPQLNKLHDQRMATNPNYKYLLDDIADFKKRDAEKSVTLNEQSLKQQRDADEARTFDRNNKRRVAMGLQPLKKGETAKPAAVAKKEADDLDFLKIEAGQILTDYIGMDNKVTNVPAPKQ; translated from the coding sequence ATGTTTAAGAAACTGTATGTGATACTGATACTCGGCTCTGCGCTGGCATGCAAAGCCGCTCCGGCTAAGATGATAAGTGTGCCCGGCTCTAACGATGTTCAGCCTGATGAGCAGCAGTCTGTAGTGTGCCGTACCATTACCTCGTTTATTTCCAGCTATAACTATAAAAAGGTAGAACTGAACGACTCGATATCATCCCTGATATTTGACCGCTACCTGAAAGCGCTTGACGAGAACCACAATTACCTGCTGGCATCAGACGTAAAGGATTTTGAAAAATACCGCACCGTGCTGGATGACGATCTGAAAAGCGGCAACCTGAACGATGCTTTTTACATTTTTAACGTTTACCAGAAACGCTATAACGAGCATGTAAAATACTCGCTGGCGCAGATTGACAAACCGTTTGACTACAACCAGAACGAAACTTTTACCTACGACCGTGATAACCTGCCATGGATAGCCAGCCAGGCTGATATGGACAAGTTGTGGACGCAGCGTGTAAAATACGATCTGCTGAACCTGAAGATGGCTAGTGCAGATATGGCCAAGAACAAAGAAACCCTGCGCAAACGTTATGAGAACCTGCTATCGCAGTCAAACAAACTGTCAAACCAGGATGTGTTCCAGCTGTTCATGGATGCGTTTACCAATAGCATAGATCCGCACACCAATTACTTTAACCCGTCAAACGCGGCCAACTTTAACATTGATATGTCGCGCTCGCTGGAGGGTATTGGTGCAAGTCTGAATACAGAGAACGAGTACGTTACCATTAAAAGCGTAGTACCGGGCGGCCCTGCCGATAAGAGCAAACAGATTAGCATTGATGACCGCATTATTGGTGTTGCCCAGGGTGCAGACGGCGAGTTTACCGAGGTAATTGGCTGGCGCATTGATAATGCTATTGCCCTGATTCGCGGTAAAAAAGGCACCATTGTACGTTTGAAAATTCTGCCAAAAGGTAAATCGGCATCAGACAAACCTAAGATTGTAGAGATGGTGCGCGAAAAAATCATCCTGCAAGATCAGTCGGCCAAGAAAGAGATTCGCACTTATAACAACAATGGCAAACAGGTGAAAATTGGTATCATTTCTATCCCTGCTTTCTATGTTGATTTTAACGCCTACAAAGCCGGCGATGCCAACTACAAAAGCACCACCCGCGATGTACGCCTGATTCTGGACACCCTGAAAAAGAACAACGTTGACGGCGTGGTGATCGATCTGCGCGAAAACGGCGGTGGCTCGCTGATGGAAGCTATTGAGCTGGCTGGCCTGTTTATTAAAGAAGGCCCCGTAGTACAGGTGCGCGATACCCAGAATAAAATTGAAGTTGACCAGGATGAAGATCCATCTATCTCCTGGACCGGCCCAATGGCCGTGCTGGTAGATCGTTTCAGCGCTTCGGCATCAGAAATTTTCTCAGGCGCTATCCAGGATTACGGTCGCGGTTTGATCATCGGTACCCAAACTTATGGTAAAGGCACCGTGCAAAGCCCAATCGATCTGGATAAGGTAATCAGCCCGTCGGTTAAAAATCTGCTGGCTAGTTTGGCCGGTAAAAACACCAAATCAGCCGCGGTGGGTAATGGCAGCCAGAGCCAGTTCGGCCAGCTGAACCTGACTATCGCCAAGTTCTATCGCATCAGCGGTAACGCTACGCAGCATAAAGGCGTAACGCCTGATATCAAATTCCCGTCTGTGATACCGATGGATAAATATGGCGAGGATACCGAATCATCTGCACTGCCTTTTGATATGATTAACAAAAGCGATTACAGCACCGTAGGCAGCTTTAGCAATGTGTTGCCGCAGCTAAACAAACTGCATGACCAGCGCATGGCTACCAACCCTAACTACAAATATCTGCTGGATGATATTGCCGACTTTAAGAAACGTGACGCCGAGAAGAGTGTTACGTTGAACGAGCAATCGCTGAAACAACAACGCGATGCCGATGAGGCCCGCACTTTTGACCGGAACAACAAACGTCGTGTAGCGATGGGCCTTCAACCACTCAAAAAAGGCGAGACTGCTAAACCAGCTGCCGTTGCCAAGAAAGAAGCTGACGACCTGGACTTCCTGAAAATTGAGGCCGGTCAGATTCTGACAGACTATATTGGCATGGACAACAAGGTAACCAACGTTCCGGCACCAAAACAATAA
- a CDS encoding PP2C family protein-serine/threonine phosphatase — MQQTNNQGEDELIRLLLKRQSELNSLLEITRAINRNSATPVIIQMLEAIFKNLLRIGRMRLLVEKDDSFICLSKYGGQFETLPVLLRACNTLKKIREPFALIHSRNFLLSSYDFFIPIYTKNKPLAYILIGDFESDDEMVDNDLQFVQTLVNTIVVALQNKKLFRQRLETERMQREMELAVEVQNMLIPGKLHKDAAVEIGAKYLPHQDIGGDYFDFIRLNDQELLWCIADVSGKGISAALLMANFQASLRAWATVEDDLTSIVDRLNHIVVSNTRGEKFITLFLAKYNQHTRKLNYINCGHNPSILYANGEAVPLKLGTTMIGAFENLPFLNQGEIDVEPGSLIINYTDGLMDYEVDQTKQWNEDKLIEFTINNGEQQPDRFNQLLMDHMNLVIRGKPIDDITLLTLRIF; from the coding sequence ATGCAGCAAACAAATAACCAGGGAGAAGACGAATTAATACGATTACTGCTCAAGAGGCAGTCTGAGTTGAACTCATTGTTGGAGATTACGCGTGCTATTAACCGTAACTCGGCCACGCCTGTTATCATCCAGATGCTGGAGGCTATTTTTAAAAACCTGCTGCGCATTGGCCGTATGCGGCTGCTGGTAGAGAAAGATGATAGCTTTATCTGCCTGTCTAAATACGGCGGACAGTTTGAAACGCTGCCGGTACTGCTTAGAGCCTGTAATACATTAAAGAAAATAAGGGAGCCGTTCGCACTAATCCACAGCCGGAATTTCTTATTAAGCAGCTACGATTTCTTTATCCCCATCTATACTAAAAATAAGCCGCTGGCCTACATCCTGATTGGTGATTTTGAGTCTGACGATGAAATGGTAGATAACGACCTGCAGTTTGTACAAACGTTGGTCAATACCATTGTGGTGGCGCTGCAAAACAAAAAACTATTTCGCCAGCGTTTAGAAACCGAGCGTATGCAGCGCGAAATGGAGCTGGCAGTAGAGGTGCAAAACATGCTGATCCCCGGCAAGCTGCATAAAGATGCCGCGGTAGAAATTGGCGCCAAATACCTGCCCCATCAAGACATCGGCGGCGATTATTTTGATTTCATCCGCCTGAACGACCAGGAGCTGCTTTGGTGCATTGCCGATGTGTCTGGCAAAGGCATTTCGGCTGCGCTGCTGATGGCCAACTTTCAGGCCAGCCTGCGCGCCTGGGCCACGGTAGAAGATGATTTGACCAGCATTGTAGACCGGCTTAATCATATTGTGGTAAGCAACACACGCGGCGAGAAATTTATCACCCTTTTTCTGGCCAAATACAATCAGCATACACGCAAGCTCAACTATATTAATTGCGGACACAACCCATCTATCCTTTATGCCAATGGCGAAGCGGTGCCATTAAAATTGGGAACTACGATGATTGGTGCGTTTGAAAATCTGCCGTTTCTTAACCAGGGCGAGATTGATGTAGAGCCAGGATCGCTCATTATCAATTACACCGACGGATTGATGGATTACGAGGTAGATCAAACCAAACAGTGGAACGAAGACAAGTTGATAGAGTTTACAATCAACAATGGCGAGCAGCAGCCAGACCGTTTTAACCAGCTCCTGATGGATCATATGAACCTGGTGATCAGGGGCAAGCCTATTGACGATATTACCCTGCTTACGCTGAGGATTTTTTAG
- a CDS encoding molybdenum cofactor biosynthesis protein MoaE, whose amino-acid sequence METSIILTHQPLDINACIAHVMAPDCGGIDVFIGTVRNATKGRPVLRLEFEAYEPMALSEMKRLADRALQQWPVQRIAIHHRVGTLEVGEVPVIIAVAAAHRDAAFEACRFLIDTLKQTVPIWKKEVFEDGEVWVSATP is encoded by the coding sequence ATGGAAACCAGCATTATTTTAACCCACCAGCCTTTAGATATCAACGCCTGCATTGCGCATGTAATGGCGCCAGATTGTGGTGGGATTGATGTTTTTATTGGCACCGTACGCAATGCTACCAAGGGCCGCCCTGTGCTACGTCTGGAGTTTGAAGCCTACGAGCCCATGGCCCTGAGCGAGATGAAAAGACTGGCCGACCGCGCTCTGCAGCAATGGCCGGTGCAACGTATTGCTATCCACCACCGGGTGGGCACGCTAGAGGTAGGCGAAGTGCCGGTGATTATTGCCGTAGCGGCAGCCCATCGCGATGCTGCTTTTGAGGCTTGCCGTTTTTTGATTGATACGCTGAAACAAACCGTTCCTATCTGGAAGAAAGAGGTTTTTGAGGACGGCGAAGTATGGGTATCTGCCACTCCATGA
- a CDS encoding MoaD/ThiS family protein, which produces MLVNILAFGIAKDIFGGSSIKLELPEGATATSLKTALEQKYPRLKQLASYLLAVNNEYADDELLLSATDEIAIIPPVSGG; this is translated from the coding sequence ATGTTAGTAAACATCTTAGCGTTCGGCATTGCCAAAGATATTTTTGGCGGTAGCTCCATTAAACTGGAATTACCCGAAGGAGCAACGGCCACCAGCCTGAAAACAGCGTTGGAACAAAAGTATCCGCGATTGAAACAACTCGCCTCCTACCTGTTAGCGGTAAACAATGAGTATGCCGATGATGAACTGCTGTTGAGCGCTACTGATGAGATAGCCATTATTCCACCAGTAAGCGGAGGTTGA
- the dctA gene encoding C4-dicarboxylate transporter DctA, which yields MKKLLTNLTFQVLVAIALGIIVGYYFKSFGPTADLISKKFIDLITMLIAPIIFLTIVLGIAGMSDMKKVGRVGGKALLYFEVVTSFALIIGIVVANILRPGDGVSAHGHVDEAKLATYQKAAGEMKWGEFFAHIIPNNVFDAFTRGDILQVLFFAILFGFGLSKMGSVGQSLIGTFDKLLKVFFNIMKVVMRLAPIGAFAGMAFTISKYGVQTLKPMAKMMGSVYLTMFLFVFVVLNIICMIWKFSLWKYLKHIKEEILIVLGTSSSESALPAMMEKMEKFGCSKSVVGLVIPTGYSFNLDGTTIYLSMAVIFLSQVFHVPLSLGQQLTIIGIMMLTSKGAAAVTGGGFIVLTSTLTAMKIIPIEGVAILFGIDRFMSEARAITNVIGNGIATIVIAKSEGEFVEPG from the coding sequence ATGAAGAAACTACTAACCAACCTTACCTTCCAGGTGCTTGTGGCTATTGCGCTGGGCATTATTGTGGGCTATTACTTTAAAAGCTTCGGCCCAACCGCCGACTTGATCAGCAAGAAGTTTATAGACCTGATTACCATGCTCATCGCTCCCATCATCTTCCTTACCATTGTGCTGGGCATTGCAGGCATGAGCGATATGAAAAAGGTGGGCCGCGTTGGCGGCAAGGCGCTGTTATATTTTGAGGTGGTCACTTCTTTTGCGCTGATAATAGGCATTGTGGTAGCCAACATACTCCGCCCCGGCGATGGCGTTAGTGCACACGGGCACGTTGATGAAGCCAAGCTGGCCACCTACCAGAAAGCCGCCGGCGAGATGAAGTGGGGCGAGTTTTTTGCGCACATCATCCCCAATAACGTTTTTGATGCTTTTACCCGCGGCGATATTTTGCAGGTATTATTTTTTGCTATCCTCTTCGGCTTTGGGCTGAGCAAGATGGGAAGCGTAGGCCAATCACTCATTGGCACATTTGATAAATTATTAAAGGTCTTCTTTAATATTATGAAGGTGGTGATGCGTCTGGCCCCTATTGGGGCTTTTGCGGGGATGGCTTTTACCATCAGCAAATATGGCGTGCAGACGTTGAAACCAATGGCCAAAATGATGGGCTCGGTTTATCTGACCATGTTCTTGTTTGTTTTTGTGGTGCTCAACATCATCTGCATGATCTGGAAGTTTAGCCTGTGGAAATACCTCAAACATATTAAAGAAGAGATCTTGATTGTACTGGGTACCTCATCTTCAGAATCGGCACTGCCGGCCATGATGGAGAAGATGGAAAAGTTTGGTTGCTCCAAATCGGTTGTCGGGTTGGTGATCCCTACGGGTTATTCTTTTAACCTGGATGGTACCACCATTTATCTGTCTATGGCGGTTATCTTTCTTTCGCAGGTGTTTCATGTGCCGCTTTCGCTGGGTCAGCAGCTGACTATTATTGGCATTATGATGTTGACCTCCAAAGGCGCCGCTGCGGTGACCGGCGGTGGGTTCATTGTGCTTACATCAACCTTAACGGCCATGAAGATCATCCCCATAGAGGGCGTGGCGATACTATTCGGTATAGACCGTTTTATGTCTGAGGCACGGGCCATCACCAATGTGATAGGGAATGGTATTGCTACCATTGTGATTGCTAAGAGTGAGGGTGAGTTTGTGGAGCCGGGTTAG
- the ahcY gene encoding adenosylhomocysteinase, whose protein sequence is MSSVETTYTKYKVKDFSLADWGRKEIELAEAEMPGLMSLRAEYGPSKPLAGARIAGCLHMTIQTAVLIETLIALGAEVTWSSCNIFSTQDHAAAAIAAAGISVYAWKGMNAEEFDWCIEQTLFFGEDRQPLNMILDDGGDLTNMVLDKYPELVAGIKGLSEETTTGVHRLYERVKNGTLPIPAININDSVTKSKFDNKYGCRESLVDAIRRATDVMMAGKVGVVCGYGDVGKGSADSLRNAGVRVIVTEIDPICALQAAMEGYEVKKLSTAIAEADIVVTATGNKNIVREAHFRALKDKAIVCNIGHFDNEIDMAWLNGAYGNTKIEIKPQVDKYNVDGKDVIVLAEGRLVNLGCATGHPSFVMSNSFTNQTLAQLELWTNGGAYENKVYTLPKHLDEKVARLHLAKIGVELEVLDQDQADYIGVPVEGPFKPEYYRY, encoded by the coding sequence ATGTCTTCAGTAGAAACCACTTACACCAAATACAAGGTAAAAGATTTTTCGCTGGCTGATTGGGGCCGCAAAGAGATTGAACTGGCCGAAGCCGAAATGCCGGGCCTGATGTCGCTGCGCGCCGAATACGGTCCGTCAAAACCATTGGCTGGTGCACGCATTGCAGGCTGTCTGCACATGACCATCCAAACCGCCGTGTTAATTGAAACCCTGATTGCGCTGGGTGCTGAAGTTACCTGGTCTTCTTGTAACATCTTCTCTACTCAAGATCATGCTGCTGCTGCTATTGCCGCTGCTGGTATTTCTGTTTACGCCTGGAAAGGTATGAACGCCGAAGAGTTTGACTGGTGCATTGAGCAAACCCTGTTCTTTGGCGAAGATCGCCAGCCATTAAACATGATTCTTGACGATGGCGGCGATTTAACCAACATGGTATTAGACAAATACCCTGAGCTGGTTGCCGGCATTAAAGGTCTTTCTGAAGAAACCACTACCGGTGTACACCGACTGTATGAGCGTGTTAAAAACGGTACGCTGCCTATCCCTGCTATTAACATTAACGATTCGGTTACCAAATCTAAATTTGATAACAAATACGGTTGCCGCGAATCATTGGTTGACGCGATCCGTCGCGCTACCGACGTGATGATGGCTGGTAAAGTTGGTGTTGTTTGCGGTTATGGCGATGTGGGCAAAGGCTCTGCAGATTCACTGCGCAATGCCGGTGTACGCGTTATCGTTACCGAGATTGACCCGATCTGTGCCCTGCAGGCTGCTATGGAAGGTTATGAAGTGAAAAAACTTTCTACCGCTATTGCCGAGGCTGATATTGTAGTAACTGCTACCGGTAACAAAAACATCGTTCGCGAAGCGCATTTCCGTGCGTTGAAAGATAAAGCCATTGTTTGTAACATCGGTCACTTTGATAACGAGATTGACATGGCTTGGTTAAACGGCGCTTATGGCAACACCAAAATTGAGATTAAACCACAGGTTGATAAATATAACGTTGACGGTAAAGACGTAATCGTATTGGCAGAAGGCCGCCTGGTAAATCTGGGCTGTGCTACCGGTCACCCAAGCTTTGTAATGTCAAACTCGTTCACCAACCAAACCCTGGCTCAGCTGGAACTGTGGACCAACGGCGGCGCGTACGAGAACAAAGTTTACACTCTGCCAAAACACCTGGATGAGAAAGTTGCCCGTCTGCACCTGGCCAAAATTGGTGTAGAACTGGAAGTGCTTGATCAGGATCAGGCTGATTACATTGGTGTACCAGTAGAAGGTCCGTTTAAACCGGAGTACTACCGTTACTAA